Genomic DNA from Telopea speciosissima isolate NSW1024214 ecotype Mountain lineage chromosome 2, Tspe_v1, whole genome shotgun sequence:
GTTCGTCCTTTTCGTTCCTCTCCATGGATTTGCAAACGAGATATGCAGGCCCGGATGAACTGCCGTTTGTTTTCACTGTTCTCAAGAAGAAGACTGTCCAGAAGATCTTTTAGAAGTCGATTGCAATCACTAATTAACTTTGTCTTCTGAACTATCAGACCCCTAATAACCAGTAGAGCCTCGAGAACTTCAGACAGCAACTCATCTCGCATGAATCTAGCATCAAAATTAGATAGTGGataaaggagagaagaaaagaattagACAACATTTTCAAATAGTAAAGAAGCAGTTATACCGTGATCGGATGTTGGGAACCTCCAGAAATTTGCCAAGGAGTTCAATCAGCTTATGAAGGATAAACCCTTGGGATATGTCTATATGAAGGCTCCTCTCCTGTGATTCAACATTGCCCACTTCTTGGGTTATTAATTTACATATGGAAGTTAGACATCCCCTAGCAGTCAAGAACAGTCGCGCATCTTCAGACTCTGTCATCTTGAAGAGTAATTCAAAATACTCTGCTGCACTTTCACCAGCAGAAAGAGTTGCTGGTAGCAATGACATGAGCAAATTTAACAGTCGAAACCGTCTTGATGAACTCTGTCCGCAAAGCACACTAATAAGGGTGCACATCTCTGACCTTATGGATTGTGAACACGCACTCAGTACCAACTCTGAGACCCATGAACCTAGTTCAAATGTAGACAGGTCACTCTTAGCTGTCCACCTACAAGTATGGCGTTTCCATCTAAGTGCATACTTGAGAGCTAGGTAATCAGCCCTTTGGGGTCGAGACCTCTGGCCTGCTCCTTTGACTGCCTGAGATACTTTATACTGCCTCCTTACGAAGTCAAGATACGAAGCCCCCTTCTCCCACTCAGAATAGCTCAACAGTTGTATATCCTGAGACTTCTGGGATCCATCCCAAAGTTTCTCTGATGAATCTGTCACAGGCTTACTCCCACTGACCAGGCCAGTTAAAGATGGAGACAGATTTACATTATTACCATCCTTCACCTGAGGAATGGACGCAGACTTTCCCATTCCCTGCTCTTTGTCTTCTGTGTCAGGTTTTGGGGGAGTACATGACTGAGATATTATCCTTAGACAGGGGAGAATAACATGCTCAGATATAGCAGGATGTTTAGCACCCATCTTAATGGAGGAAAATAATAATTGGAAAGCAACACGTAACCTCGATTCCCAGAATTCATCAGCCACCGAACAAGTTTCTGCAAGCAATAATAATTCTTCACGGGTGGCCAGGGCAATGTCCATGGAGCGATGATGTTCAAGGCAGTACATGACTTTCTTCTGTATTAAGCCGTTCAACTCAGACACCGCATTCGTGTCACCCTCAGAGAAAGCACAAAGTACTGCCCTAGCCTGAACACGAGCTGTTTTAGGGCCCTGATGAATATTATTTTCAAACAATTCAGATAGGATTCCAGCTGCAACAAGCTGTTTCTTACAATTTGGATACTTTGCTAAGACCTGTAAGAGCTCCAGACATTGCGTGACAAAAGTAGTGGCACAGCCATAGCAATTATTTGGCGACCTTGGAACAGAAAATCTTGATGCAGCCACTGAATCATCCGAACGCTTCTGATGCAAATAACTCATTAAGACCCGACGAAGCCCTTGAAGTGTCTGGACACTTTTGCTGACAGAGTCAAAGGCTGCCTTGCACTTCTCACCATATAGTACACCAAGAAGAGCAATCTTACGGTTTATTTTACAGGAAGGTCCAGGCAAAGAGACCATCATTTGCTGGACAGAGTCTTTTTGCTGCGAGTCAATTTCATTTTCACCAATGCTAGATACAAGCTTAAGCAAGGGTTTCTTGAAACCCAAAAGTTGCTGATACCTCCTGTGAGCATTTTCAGATTCAGATTCTATGGCAGCCAATCCTTTCTTCATATCTTCATCATTCTCCATGTTATCAAATGAGAAACTTGGCTTTGCCatgaaattaaattcaaaacGACCATATTTGCTATATCCACATTCATTGCAGAGAAAAGAATCCAGATTCTCATAATTTATATTACGGCATTGTCTGCATTGATATGCATTCTCATGGCAATTGCCACAAATTCCATGCTTATCAGTGACAGAGCGGCTGCAACGGGGGCACTGCAAGGACTCGAGGGATGAAGCCTGAAGATTCTCATAGAAGGAGTCAAGCTCAATCATGAAGTTACAAGCAGTGATGGGAATAGGAAACTCCACTTTTAGCTCCGTTTGATTGAAAGCAAGGTGACAACTCTTTGCACGCTTCCACAAGGACCAATTGTTTTTCAACTCTGATAAGTCAGCCACTGGCCTATTATTGTAGTACAGGTTCAATACTTTCACTGATTTTGACTTTCGAGCATCATGTACAGTCATAGTCACACTCTGGATGGTATAGCTCCCAGTACACTTAACAATTATACGGTTGTCAGTGAACTTTGTTTCAGATTTCAGACTTTCTAGCTTCATCCTACTGTATGGCACTTCAGGACAGCTACAAGCTACACAAGGCTCACTTTCCAGATAGTATCCATCAAATTCAACAAGACCACTTAAGGTGTTATATATGCGCGAATTCGGATGATTAGCCAAAAGCTCATTCTGCGCATGAAGTGTTTCAAAGATGCACCTTACTATATCAGGTGCCAGGCATCGGTTGAAAATTTCTGTATCCTGTTGCTTTGAAGTGCCATCAGGTACCTTCCCGAGCAGCCAGGTGACAAGTTCAGTGTACTCAACAATATTCTGACCATACATGGGCAGGGATTTAATTTTTTGCAGAAGAGCAGTTAACATGATCTCCTTGAATGACTGTTTTCCATGATGCCAGATACCATAAAGAACACACTTGGCTTCAACACGGACAGAGGTTGAGTTCCATTCCAGTAAAAAGCAATCGATGAATTGCCTCAAGACACTGCCATCCTTGTCATTGAAGATTTGCACAGCCTGCTCCATATCCAGATAAGACTTGTCCAAACCAGACTCAGATCCATcatcacttttcttcttcttctttgaatctacTGGTGGTGTACCTAATTTATTAGTACTTGTTCCTGCATCTCCTTCAGTTTTTTGCATGAAGGTGCCCATGTCTTTCCCTGTGTAGAAGGCCAAATTGAAAAGCTTAAGAGTCTGGATGACAGACTCTTCAccaaaatagaatattccatTCATGAGAAAGATCAGAACATCCCCATGCCTTGAACAGTACTTTTGCCAATTCCGAGGCCTAGCAGCAGCTACTTCTGAAATAGAAGACAGGCATTTCACTAACTTCACACTTCTCTCATATGGGACAGGATTTTGAAATCCACCAGATTTATTAATGAGTTTGTAGAGCTTCTTAACTTCATTAGAGAACTGCCAAGAGTCTCGGACATTGTAATAATGAGTCTTGCTCCCACAAAGATGTAGAAAAAGCCTTCTTGCATACCTCCGTACAAATGTTGTGTGTGAGTTGTTGATGTAACTGCAGAGAACATCCTGATACCCATCGAGCTTCAAGTCCTTGCCAGAAGATGCTTTGGAAGCTTTATCCTTTTCCCCAGCTTTGTCTTGCTTTTCTGGCCGAACTAGGCTGTACAGTAGCCGGAAGGTGTTTTCCAGCAATAGCCTGTGGTAGTCCATGAAAATATCTGTACGGTGAGCTTTTGCATATGAATcagaaaaaaatggagaaaagtttCCAGCTGGTAGCTCTCTCCGAACTGTTAATAGAGCTCCGCATCCTGAACCAGGATTTAAGCCTTGGCCAGTTTCCAAATTCACATTTGGGGATTTGAATACATGCACCAGCTGCTGCAAAACATCCATCAAGTAATTAACAAAAGCCTGCTGCCTAAGAGCGCTGCAGGCCCGAAGCAGCTGGGAAGCAAACTCATTTTTCTCTTGATCGTCTATGGAAGATGGAGCACCAACTGAAGTGGAAGATGGAATCTGCACCATGCTTTTATCTTGCGTATCTGCATTGCCACTTGCTTTTGGTAGAGAACTGTCACTGCCAGGCTGATTCCAGTTCCGCAACATCAGGGTGAAGAACATGAAAACGAGGATTACAACTTCCCCAAAGGAAGAACGGGTTTTGGTTAAAAGAGGTTTGTTCAGATTAATCTCATCCAAAAACCATTTAATGAACTTCTCCAAATCCAAGTTTTCAGGGTTTGAGCTATCCATGAAAGGTCCACCCACTGCAGAAGATAGGCCGTAGAACAGCTGCATAATAGGAATGGACCGAATTCCCGAGGTCGTCTCCATCCATCCTCTTAGCTGTTTGATGAGCTCATGAAGAAGCAAAGAATTGACAGCTCGTTTCGAAGCAGAAATCGAAACTATTCTTTGATCAATTGCAGAACCAGGGAACTCTCCAGTTTCATTGGATTCCAACAAATGGATTGATGGAGAATTCTGCACATTAATGTCAGCAGTGACTGGCAACAAGTTCGTATCACTTAGATCATCCATGGAGAAATGAATTTCATTTCCATCTCCACCTAATGAATCCACTTCAATGGGAATTGCAGACATCGGGTGATCCCTAGAATGTGGTGGAGGAAGCCTATCTGCATCCAGTACTTCATAACAAGCCTCACACAGATCAAAATCTGGGCACACTGTACAATGCCAACGGCGTCGAAGTATTGGAACAGTAGAGCAACCATCACAGCAGTATTGAACAGACGAAGTAGTAGAATCTTCTTCAATCATGACCTGGGTATGTCCACCTGTAGCATTGCTGACCTCAGAATTCACAGGAGCAGATACAGAGTTCTCTGCCACATCATCTGATGCTAACATAGTCTGCTTCGGAAATGGAACTTGCAACAATCTTGACGATATCGCCAAGCTGCAACACAAAAGGAATGAATCATTACTTACGGAATAAAAATTCAACTCTAAAAATGTACTGAAGAATATCATGCAGAACATGACAACCTGCTGGATGTCTGAACAGCCTCATAAGGTGAAAAGAGTAGTTTCTTGAGTAACACAACAGCTGGTGCAACAGAGCGTCCAGCTGCATCATTTCCATGTAAAGCCAGGCATTCAGCATAATTATAAATGAGCTCCACAGTGGGAATAACAATGTTGTTTATAGTTTGTGTGTCCGGTTGCTCTATATCCAAAATTCCCCAAAGAACCTGCATTAATCCATCCACTACTCCAGAACCTACATCAGATTGGAGAAAAATGTGTTATGTATATAacggaaaaagaaaataataacgGGAGGGGAGATGGACAGTTCACCAACACAAATCATCAGACTTGTATGCATATAGTGTTAGGAAGataaggggaagaagaaaaaaaaaactttcaaaacgGAATTTAGTCAATTTTCACCCGATCTTCCTACTTATGTGAATTGAGATTATTAGGCTTTATGCAGaatcaaaagaaataacaaGAAAACTTGCTTCATTTGAAGTTAGAAAATCCAGCAACAGCCAACTTAAATATAAGAATGAGGAGAGCAAGGCAATTAGTTTTTACAGTAACACTGTTCAAGTGACAAACTAAGGTGCAAGTGTTAAAGAAATATATGAACTAAGGttcaaagaaaatttcattAGAATGTAGCTAGAAAACATGATTCTCATGGAACCACAATAATTCAGAAACATATCAAAGGGGCAGTCAACAAGATGGAATAGAATATGAAAAGTACCATTAGTCTCCAGAAATGTGGCCAAGTTTGAGCGACGGTGTAATGCAATCTTTGAGACTGCACGCACCTGGGCAGTATACTCTTCAATTACCCAACCCGCCGTGGCACCACCAACTCCCAGCCTCGAAGCAAGGACAAGGGAGGATTTAAACACACCAGAAAGGCGCAAGGTATCCTTAACCTAAGCGAGAAAATGATAACCAGTGATTCAAGtgtaaaatagttaaaaaatatcCAACTATTCAAACAATTAAAAGTCATAAGATGATTACATGATAGTACATGTCTCTTTTTGGGAACACAGCCTGAAGAACACAGCAAGCAGCAGCCTGCAATAACAGCTCCCTGTCACTTTCAAATATTGTCTCCAGTAACTGGTTGCATTTAAGTTTGCTTATCTCCTGTTTTACTTCGTCAATTCCCAAACATCCCTTAGATCTGCACAATGAATAAAACCTAGATAACAATTTCAGTCCATCTGCAACAACCTGCTCCTGAATTGAAGCAGAATGCAAAGACTGACGCTTCTTCCCAAGTTCTACTACACCAGAACCGGAACCTAGCACATGTGCTTCCATATCCAACACAGCATCCATTTTCTCTTTCCAACCAAATTCATCCTTAGATCGGCCATATACTTCCAAGGAATCAATTCTGGGTAGAGCAGAACCATTGAAGGTTGGGCCGACAGAGATTGTAAATTCTTCATCAGCGAGGAGTGATTCAGCAACAGTAAATGGAATATCATACCATGAACGCATGCCTTCATCCAGTTTGATGACCCTTTGGAAAATGGTAATATCAGAAGGAATATGATTTGCTGACGTATTGCCCACATGAATGCGGAAACCCACCATGACTATATCAGGATTTGGATTGGACACAGTTATCTGAGACAAATAGACACAAGAAGTTCAAATTATGGAATCCAGTTAAATACAATTAGATTGCAAAGGTGATATACAATCATGACAAATTCATGGTAATATCTTTTATGGGCAGAGAGCAAATGCCAATGTCACACTCAAACAATGCTTGTATCCATACAATAAGATAAGACAGAATCCAGTTCAGTATATTTAGGTAGCGCAACTGGTAAACAACAATGAGAATTTCATGGACTCAATGACCAAATGGCAATGTCACACAAAAATAATGTTCATATCCATATGATCAGATAAGGTAACGACAACTTATGATGTGTAAGAAGAATCTATAAATAAAACTATATTATAGACCATAAAAATTCAAAGCATATCCACCACCAATTTTGGCAGCCACACAGGTAAGGCAAAATGAGATAGCCCATGAGTATAAAATATGAAAGGCATTGAGCATAACTAACGGGTGTCAAAGCAAGCACGAACTAGTAACATTGGTATCAAGAATGCATTGCAAATGAAAAGCAGCAATGACATCTTTTACCAGATAAAAATGAAGAGTAATGGCATCTTATCCCTACTACGCATAGGAATGAGGCAGATTCAAATGCAGACAATAGTTTTAGAAAGTGAACATAGTGTTTCTTATTTGTCTGCATAACCAGTTAGGAATAAAGTAAAACAAGAAATATATCATATAAACCATATGGTAATGATACAAGAAAGGAACTGCCCAAAGTAGAGAGAACATTTTGACAATTACAAAAAGGATCAATATCTAACATTGAGCCCACAAACATCACATAATCAGATAAAGAGAAACGAAAGCGTTCTctaagggggagggggaaggcgTGTATGATATAGAAAACCCAACTACTGTGTACTGTATGTCTGTATGCATGATTCATGAAAAAGGGCAGTAAGAATTGGtggtttttttgtgtgtgtggggAGGGGAGGGCAGGGGAGATGGTTTCACAGAGAATGATACCTTAAAGCCTGCAGGGCTGGGGCTCTCTAGAAAACCATCGTCTGAGGCCAAGCTTTGCTTAGTTCCTTCAGAATCACTGTTTCTGATGGCATCACCACTGAGTTTCACATCTGCTGTGATGCAAACCGTTTTCTCAAAAAAATCAAGAGGAAACTCAGGATTTACACTAGCACAAGCTTTACTGCTAAGAATTCCAGATCCCAATTTTTTTGCTTGATCTGAAGTCACAGTTGCTCCACTATCTGCACCTGCTGGAACATGTGAGTAGATATGAAGGCTTCCATCATCATGCAGAAGAATGCAGtgagttttatttttggataaagGCTTGTAAGCCGTTATCCCAACCAAAGGCAATGTGGCACCTACTGTCTGCCTCATGTTCTGTGCAAGTAGCTCTTGAGAACCCATTGAAATGCAGAGTGCAGCATTAGATTTCACACTTGAGAAGCACACAAATAACCCACTACCAGCCAGCAACTCTTTCAAATGGTGTAGTCCTGCTGGTCTCAACTTACCATCTTGTTCACCCTCATACACAGCAGATACCTCAGTCAGAGATGTTGCATTGGCATCCAACCGGCCAATCAAGGTTGTTCCATCTTGATATGATACAAAAAGTAGTCTATATGTTGCAGAAAAATACAAAGAGAGGCCCTTCGACTGCATGTACTTGTCCTCAACCTGGATTACTTCTTTCAATGGTTTAGCCCCAACATCACCTTCAATCTGCAACTCCAGCCTGAATAAGCATCCATGTTCAGACAGAACAAGAAGAAATACTCTTTTTTGAGGAGCAACAACCAGTGTTGCATCCACAATCAAATCATCAGACAACATGAAGTAGTGCAAGGGGCTAATGTTATCCTGGGATAGATCATATATCTTGACAAACATGTTGGTGACTACCATTAGTTGGACCTGAGAACCTGGAACCCAATCAATTCGTCGTATATAGGCACCTTGCAATGCAAGTTCAATGGGTAGACGGTCAGTCACCTCACCACGATGATTCACAGTGAGAATCTGGCATTCCTCGTAGCCTGCAACGGCAAGATAATTCTCTACAACAGGGTTAAACATAAGATGCACAACTTCAAAGCGAAGAACATTCTTAGACAAAGGCTTAATGTTGGTCTTATCTGCAGTCACTGGTGCAGAAGCCTGCCCTATTAGCTGATCAACATCAAATATAGAAACTTTATCACCCTCTCCAGTGGCAAGCCTGCCTCGAATACTGACACTAAGCAAAGACTTAATGAGAGAACCACTGGCTAGATGCGATTTGAGTTCCCTTGCATTTGAATAATCTGCCTTTATCTTCATGTCCAGTGACCCACTTTTGTATGCCTTTTTCAATAGTAGAAGATTAACACTATAAGAAAGCATCTTATCATCACCCAGAAGTACTTTCTTATCTTTCGAGAGGTTCGAATCTCGTCCACTAATTATTGAGGGCAACAGTGCATTACAAAGTTCAAGCACCCGACCCTCCACATTAAGCTCTTCAAGTAAAGCTGGGAGTCCTTCTTGAACCTCTCCTGGAATAGATAACTTGAAAGAGTTCTCCATGTCTACATATAAATCGTCGTCCAAATCTGAATCACTATCTGGAAGTTGATCTCCATCATCTGAGAAGGGCAAGAAAGACTGAAAATTACCAGACCCACGAGGTGGTGCACTATTGCTTCCACTGTACTTGCGGGGCTTCAAGCATTGGCAACTGCTTCCTCGGACTCCCCCAGCCCCACAATCACAAAAAAAGCGACTTGAACGGGAATAGACAACACGATGCCCACGATGACAAACCTTGGCACAGACAGAGCAACAGCCTTTTGAAACAGTTAGATCACAAGTATAACAAAAATACCAGTGCTGTTCCATGAAATTGCTACCACTAGACGTAAACGTGCAGACTTTAGAGGCCAGTGCCCTTTCACTGTTACTATCCTCCTCATCGTCTTTGTCTATGCTAGCCAGATCCCCATCAGATGTACCATCATCCTCGTCTTCATCTACAGAAGTTGCATCACAATCAAGGGATGCAGACCCCCTTTCCTGATTTGCAGAAAGAATTAAAGTCTCTGAGTTTTTTCTTGGACCTACTGGTCTTGAAACCACAGATCCAACCCCGAGACTATTGCTAGACGAATGCTTTCCAGAGAACTTATCCAATATGTTCTTTGTAGCCCCACAATCACTCAAAACAGAGCCAAGAAAGCCAAAGAGAAACTTCAGCCCTTGAACATGACTTTCATCAGCAGCCAATTTCTCCATCAATATCACTGTCTTATTCAGAAGCTGCTTCATCGAAGACTCCCCATTAG
This window encodes:
- the LOC122649817 gene encoding auxin transport protein BIG isoform X2; translated protein: MAEIAKLVEFLFEDKEPKDFFQRLRSDSIKAGLEKFYLILKQGTEEIGDGRVGLESWNHSQIKAVVSIAKSIITSIRSLSVEHAEPIIVAIVEESLEYCTCYLEKLIFSSDDLSLQNNAVELLELALVDGMNREFDTSEPCSAMSLVESLPVVVKSGGVELDYHTRCSLQGFNCSSEEKPMDRVLMTLASEFLQSDGQAPRFTEIAFHQDLNNMIFLSQHWAVVHMRCIPRLIVLSKDLLEPPNSYDEQTESVSFRPKLSISLRILKLLGNLTKNVPYIEYDADILQAVASYADALPRLFRPNIDFVNYHSSSENTFESLIMSLLEEFLHFAQVTFYDGIIFQNIRTCIVASMLAILDSSVWRYNKSAATPKPPLIYSPRSVVQFLNLIGEVKKYASLSFDLKEKFDTGRLDWSTGSDVNVPSCCVCSEKVSLLRKYRCEELLQIIFSSSRQWLDDLIHLAFFLHSEGVKLRAKLDRSYSSCTKTGGSSEPDCAVCHEDEALFGDLFSEAGRTVGSTDGHDQPSVAINYFSSYSYLPIQAATELLNFIKAFIFFPEWSSSVYEDACRKLNKSHIVSLLSILNCQACLVEEKASESGAGFPSQRKFGHINEICFELLHGLLIRHALSGSLEEDLVDQILTVQNGVFVYNDHTLTLLAQTLICGVGSQLTTKIYKGYVDFIIAKAKNIESKCPSLKELLGTLPCIFHIEVLFMAFYLTPEAEKAPLVNFVFSSLRAIDAPKAEFNSMQLSCWALLVSRLVLVLRYILSYPSTCPSWLLRDLKSKLRVASYTGPALSAHVNDHLSSWASILVENIMGEVVKEDPAISSLLDQLIDVATFPTAVCRDNLALERLCLSIHDVYDSFSWIMGFWRGKKAETVEDLILERYIFLLCWDTSAMVSGHVLPVREKLQIADTSNTEYFFHLSHLLLSDSGALGKDESFVGVIVSVLKQVDAVSTTDDIVEVGWDFLRDGALLSLVLPLLQAGIWCYSVKNAIPGVECFGMEHTSKDAEFFTLAESLVGTVFQDNQISWLFKVLSSLLKRYSAALQEAFLSTFDRSRSQVHRFSPLLLLKNTGFDKCSQDELLEKDGLNRCQLESVYNLLSKLDGVITKRGPGNMLKIFLGCLLHGFPSNPQAPSGILLSCILVIKEIVCILDGLVRIKDSGVNISLEAELVQQLHDSVMTVKSDKIFHCLHGKCEAILRSLSVCPEWLDYSYLFLLKHMEGLVRDINSREIDGDTHEWIITKTVDTMEGLKKDPSRAVVFKFYLGADGDVSEQAKELYGGQRGNLLVLIDALDNYHSEAANVRVLNFFVDLLSGDLCPGLKQEVQKKFLRMDLPSLSNWLEKRLLGCTSEPSAGITTSLKESTMSFITCLMSWSLDMQSREELQNHFIEAMLMSLDIAFMSYDIHTAKSYFYFIVQLSNGESSMKQLLNKTVILMEKLAADESHVQGLKFLFGFLGSVLSDCGATKNILDKFSGKHSSSNSLGVGSVVSRPVGPRKNSETLILSANQERGSASLDCDATSVDEDEDDGTSDGDLASIDKDDEEDSNSERALASKVCTFTSSGSNFMEQHWYFCYTCDLTVSKGCCSVCAKVCHRGHRVVYSRSSRFFCDCGAGGVRGSSCQCLKPRKYSGSNSAPPRGSGNFQSFLPFSDDGDQLPDSDSDLDDDLYVDMENSFKLSIPGEVQEGLPALLEELNVEGRVLELCNALLPSIISGRDSNLSKDKKVLLGDDKMLSYSVNLLLLKKAYKSGSLDMKIKADYSNARELKSHLASGSLIKSLLSVSIRGRLATGEGDKVSIFDVDQLIGQASAPVTADKTNIKPLSKNVLRFEVVHLMFNPVVENYLAVAGYEECQILTVNHRGEVTDRLPIELALQGAYIRRIDWVPGSQVQLMVVTNMFVKIYDLSQDNISPLHYFMLSDDLIVDATLVVAPQKRVFLLVLSEHGCLFRLELQIEGDVGAKPLKEVIQVEDKYMQSKGLSLYFSATYRLLFVSYQDGTTLIGRLDANATSLTEVSAVYEGEQDGKLRPAGLHHLKELLAGSGLFVCFSSVKSNAALCISMGSQELLAQNMRQTVGATLPLVGITAYKPLSKNKTHCILLHDDGSLHIYSHVPAGADSGATVTSDQAKKLGSGILSSKACASVNPEFPLDFFEKTVCITADVKLSGDAIRNSDSEGTKQSLASDDGFLESPSPAGFKITVSNPNPDIVMVGFRIHVGNTSANHIPSDITIFQRVIKLDEGMRSWYDIPFTVAESLLADEEFTISVGPTFNGSALPRIDSLEVYGRSKDEFGWKEKMDAVLDMEAHVLGSGSGVVELGKKRQSLHSASIQEQVVADGLKLLSRFYSLCRSKGCLGIDEVKQEISKLKCNQLLETIFESDRELLLQAAACCVLQAVFPKRDMYYHVKDTLRLSGVFKSSLVLASRLGVGGATAGWVIEEYTAQVRAVSKIALHRRSNLATFLETNGSGVVDGLMQVLWGILDIEQPDTQTINNIVIPTVELIYNYAECLALHGNDAAGRSVAPAVVLLKKLLFSPYEAVQTSSSLAISSRLLQVPFPKQTMLASDDVAENSVSAPVNSEVSNATGGHTQVMIEEDSTTSSVQYCCDGCSTVPILRRRWHCTVCPDFDLCEACYEVLDADRLPPPHSRDHPMSAIPIEVDSLGGDGNEIHFSMDDLSDTNLLPVTADINVQNSPSIHLLESNETGEFPGSAIDQRIVSISASKRAVNSLLLHELIKQLRGWMETTSGIRSIPIMQLFYGLSSAVGGPFMDSSNPENLDLEKFIKWFLDEINLNKPLLTKTRSSFGEVVILVFMFFTLMLRNWNQPGSDSSLPKASGNADTQDKSMVQIPSSTSVGAPSSIDDQEKNEFASQLLRACSALRQQAFVNYLMDVLQQLVHVFKSPNVNLETGQGLNPGSGCGALLTVRRELPAGNFSPFFSDSYAKAHRTDIFMDYHRLLLENTFRLLYSLVRPEKQDKAGEKDKASKASSGKDLKLDGYQDVLCSYINNSHTTFVRRYARRLFLHLCGSKTHYYNVRDSWQFSNEVKKLYKLINKSGGFQNPVPYERSVKLVKCLSSISEVAAARPRNWQKYCSRHGDVLIFLMNGIFYFGEESVIQTLKLFNLAFYTGKDMGTFMQKTEGDAGTSTNKLGTPPVDSKKKKKSDDGSESGLDKSYLDMEQAVQIFNDKDGSVLRQFIDCFLLEWNSTSVRVEAKCVLYGIWHHGKQSFKEIMLTALLQKIKSLPMYGQNIVEYTELVTWLLGKVPDGTSKQQDTEIFNRCLAPDIVRCIFETLHAQNELLANHPNSRIYNTLSGLVEFDGYYLESEPCVACSCPEVPYSRMKLESLKSETKFTDNRIIVKCTGSYTIQSVTMTVHDARKSKSVKVLNLYYNNRPVADLSELKNNWSLWKRAKSCHLAFNQTELKVEFPIPITACNFMIELDSFYENLQASSLESLQCPRCSRSVTDKHGICGNCHENAYQCRQCRNINYENLDSFLCNECGYSKYGRFEFNFMAKPSFSFDNMENDEDMKKGLAAIESESENAHRRYQQLLGFKKPLLKLVSSIGENEIDSQQKDSVQQMMVSLPGPSCKINRKIALLGVLYGEKCKAAFDSVSKSVQTLQGLRRVLMSYLHQKRSDDSVAASRFSVPRSPNNCYGCATTFVTQCLELLQVLAKYPNCKKQLVAAGILSELFENNIHQGPKTARVQARAVLCAFSEGDTNAVSELNGLIQKKVMYCLEHHRSMDIALATREELLLLAETCSVADEFWESRLRVAFQLLFSSIKMGAKHPAISEHVILPCLRIISQSCTPPKPDTEDKEQGMGKSASIPQVKDGNNVNLSPSLTGLVSGSKPVTDSSEKLWDGSQKSQDIQLLSYSEWEKGASYLDFVRRQYKVSQAVKGAGQRSRPQRADYLALKYALRWKRHTCRWTAKSDLSTFELGSWVSELVLSACSQSIRSEMCTLISVLCGQSSSRRFRLLNLLMSLLPATLSAGESAAEYFELLFKMTESEDARLFLTARGCLTSICKLITQEVGNVESQERSLHIDISQGFILHKLIELLGKFLEVPNIRSRFMRDELLSEVLEALLVIRGLIVQKTKLISDCNRLLKDLLDSLLLENSENKRQFIRACISRLQIHGEERKGRTLFILEQLCNMICPSKPAPVYLLVLNKAHTQEEFIRGSMTKNPYSSAEIGPLMRDVKNKICHQLDLLGLLEDDYGMELLVAGNIISLDLSIGQVYEQVWKKSHSQSSSTMSNAALLSSSAFASARDFPPMAVTYRLQGLDGEATEPMIKELEEDREESQDPEVEFAIAGAVREYGGLEIILSMIERLRDDDLKSNQEELVSVLNLLMYCCKIRENRRALLCLGALGLLLETARRAFSVDAMEPAEGILLIVESLTMEANESDISITQSVLTVTSDESGTGEQAKKIVLMFLERLCHPSGLKKSNKQQRNTEMVARILPYLTYGEPAAMEALIQHFNPYLQDWSEFDQLQKQHQDNPKDEGIAQQAAKQRFALENFVRVSESLKTSSCGDRLKDIILEKGITGVAVRHLKETFAVTGQAGFKSSAEWALGLKLPSVPLILSMLRGLSRGHLATQRCIDEGGILPLLHALEGVSGESEIGARAENLLDTLADKEDKGDGFLGEKVRSLRHATRDEMRRRALRKREELLQGLGMRQELASDGGERIIVARPVIEGLEDVEEEEDGLACMVCREGYSLRPNDILGVYSYSKRVNLGVGTSGSTRGECVYTTVSHFNIIHFQCHQEAKRADAALKNPKKEWEGATLRNNETLCNCIFPLRGPSVPMAQYVRCVDQYWDNLNALGRTDGSRLRLLTYDIVLMLARFATGASFSTDCKGGGRESNSRFLPFMIQMAHHLLEQGSSTNRKTMAKTVSTYLASSSTDSKPSTSPGMRPSVGTEETIQFMMVNSLLAESYESWLRHRRAFLQRGIYHAYMQHTHGRSTLRLSSDPTSVVKPEAGSSNESISTGTGGDNDLFQIIQSMLVYTGLIEQLQRFFKLNKSGNVAPGRAEGTSTEMEGDDGNGALEGWEVVMKERLVNVKEMVGFSKELLSWLEDINTASDMQEAFDIMGVLPDVLTGGVSRCEDFVHAAVNAGKS